The genome window GCCGTCCACAAGATCGTTTGCCGAAGGCGCCGCCCACGCGTGCGAAGCGCCCGCCGGACCCGCCGCTTCTAGGGTTGCGCCAAGATCGGCGCCCGCGATCGTGGGCGGCGTGGCGTCGCGAACGCGGACCGGGAAGCTCGCGCTCGCGGTGTTGCCGTTTGCGTCCGTCGCGTTGCACCGGACGATCGATTCGCCAAGCGGAAAGAGCGTTCCGGAGGCCGGCGAGCAGGCCACTGGGAGGGCTCCGTCCACGTTGTCCGTGGCGGTGACGGCGAAGGTCGTCGGCGCTCCGTCGGGCCCGGCCGCCTCGACGACAAGCGGCGCGGGCGTGGTCAGCACGGGCGCTTCCTCGTCTCGCACGACGATGGCCAATGTTTCCGAGCGTTGGTTGCCTGCGGCGTCCGTCGCGCGGCACGTGACGAGGGTTCGGCCCAGCGGGAAGGTGGATCCCGAGGCGGGTGTGCACGCGACCGCGACGGGTCCGTCGACGAGGTCGGACGCCTTGACGACGAAATCGGCCCGTGCCCCGTCCGCCGTTACGGGGCCAAGCGTGATCGACGAGGGAAGCGTGATGGCGGGCGGCGTGGTGTCCCGCACGGTGATCGCAAACGTCGCTTCCGCGGCATTGCCGGCCGCGTCCGTGGCCGAGCAGGTGACGGTCGTGGTGCCCAGCCCAAACGTGGACCCGCTCGCGGGCGCGCACACCACGGAAAGCGCCCCGCCGACCACGTCCACCGCGGTGGGCCCCTCCCAGGCGTGCGCGGCTCCGCCAGGGCCCGTCGCCTCGAGCGTGACGCTTGCGGGCACGCCCGAGAGGATGGGCTTGGTCGTATCCCGAACGGTGACGGTGAACGTGCCTGAGACCGTGTTGCCGGCGTTGTCGGTGGCACGGCAGGTCACAAGCGTGGACCCGAGGGGGAACTCGGAGCCGCTGGCAGGCGCGCAGACAACGGGAACCGAACCGCTCACAAGATCGATGGATGTGGGGGCTTCCCAGCTGTGCGGCGCGCCCGCAGAACTCGTCGCCTCAAGCGTCACGCCCGCGGGCACGCCCGCCAGCGTGGGCGGCGTGGTGTCCACGACCTTCACGTCGAAAGCCGCCGTGGCTGGATTTCCGGCTGCGTCCGAAGCTCGGCAGGCGACGCTCGTAACGCCAAGCGGAAAGAGGCTGCCCGAGACCGGTTCGCAGGAGGACGGCAACGGCCCGTCCACGACGTCGATGGCCTCAAGGGCGAAGGTGGCAGTCGCGCCGCTGGGCCCCCCGGCTTCGACGGTGAGGGTGGAAAGCGAGGGAAACGCCGGGGGCGTCGTGTCGACGACTTGGACGGTGAAGGATCCGGTCGCGCGGTTGCCGTCGGCGT of Candidatus Thermoplasmatota archaeon contains these proteins:
- a CDS encoding HYR domain-containing protein; this translates as MAVAARTRTSARASRFCAVLAIALLVLPSLIVPSSLAQGPGDDKTAACGELRFEGIAGFGAAAPGSPGVVFDMRITTMSQSERYVKSLSLEPAPGSTVTPSALHSIVVSAGPSAHVGRLSADMSVVFDGLGVQIPKHPASVDLVVTATLASGATPGTILDLQLAAGGLLVEKPGATDEACFNHAFNPPSGLSVSAPENVEPPALTLPENIGPLEGNERGGRRVTYVATALDALGEPVPVACQPQSGALFPVLTTNVACEAVDADGNRATGSFTVQVVDTTPPAFPSLSTLTVEAGGPSGATATFALEAIDVVDGPLPSSCEPVSGSLFPLGVTSVACRASDAAGNPATAAFDVKVVDTTPPTLAGVPAGVTLEATSSAGAPHSWEAPTSIDLVSGSVPVVCAPASGSEFPLGSTLVTCRATDNAGNTVSGTFTVTVRDTTKPILSGVPASVTLEATGPGGAAHAWEGPTAVDVVGGALSVVCAPASGSTFGLGTTTVTCSATDAAGNAAEATFAITVRDTTPPAITLPSSITLGPVTADGARADFVVKASDLVDGPVAVACTPASGSTFPLGRTLVTCRATDAAGNQRSETLAIVVRDEEAPVLTTPAPLVVEAAGPDGAPTTFAVTATDNVDGALPVACSPASGTLFPLGESIVRCNATDANGNTASASFPVRVRDATPPTIAGADLGATLEAAGPAGASHAWAAPSANDLVDGVVPVSCVPVSGSTFPLGATTVACSARDAAGNVATATFTVTVRDTTPPTLGDIPAALGPFEAGD